A window of Microbispora hainanensis genomic DNA:
CCTCGAAGTCGAAGGCCAGGCTGCCCGCCGAGCCGTTGACCTCGATGCGCAGCGCGTTCTTGCGCCCGGTGGCGAAGCGGGTGGCCTCGAAGGAGCCCAGTGCCCCGCCCTCGAAGCGGCCGATGAACAGCGCCGCGTCGTCCACCGTCACCTCGCCCATTTCACTGCCGCCTTCGGCGGCCAGGCCGGCCGACTCCTCGGCGAGCGGGCGCTCCTTGATGAAGGTCTCGGTGAGCGCGCTCACCCCGGTAAGCGACCGGCCGACGATGAACTGCGCGGTGTCGATGATGTGGGCGCCGATGTCGCCGAGGGCGCCCGATCCCGCCTTGTCCTTCTGCAGCCGCCAGACCAGGGGGAACTGCGGGTCGACGATCCAGTCCTGCAGATACTGCGCCCGCACGTGCCGGATCTCGCCGAGCCTGCCCTCCTCGACGAACCGCCGGGCCAGCGCGATCGCGGGCACGCGGCGGTAGTTGAAGGCGACCATGCTGCGCACGCCGCGCGCCGCCGCCTCCCGCGCCGCCGCGGCCATCGCCTCGGCCTCGGCCACGGTGTTGGCCAGCGGCTTCTCGCACAGCACGTGCTTGCCCGCCGCCAGCGCCGCGATCGCGATCTCGGCGTGGCTGTCACCCGGCGTGCAGATGTCCACAATCTGCACGTCATCGCGTTCGAGAAGCCGCTTCCAGTCGGTCTCCACCGCCGCCCAGCCGAGCATGGCCGCCGCTTCGGCCGTGCGGTCGGGCGACCTGCCGGACAGGGCCGCCATGACGGGCCTTACCGGCAGGTCGAAAACCGAAGCGACGCTCCGCCACGCCTGCGAGTGCACGCGTCCCATGAACGCGTACCCCACCATGCCGACACCGAGCGCCGGCCTGCTGTCTGTCACTAGATCTCCCTCGAATCAGGATTCGAAGCCGAGCGGCAGATACTTCTGCACGTTCTCCTTGGTAATGGTCGCCGAGGCCAGTGTGATCGACTGCGGCACCTCCTGCTCCAGCAGGTCGCTCATGCCCTTGCCCTGCGCGACCAGCCGCGCCAGCTTGATCGCCGAACCGGCCATCGTGGGGCTGTAGGTGACCGTGGCCTTCAGCACGCCGTTGTCGGCCTGGATGTCGCGCATCGCGTTGGCCGAGCCGGCGCCGCCGACCATGAAGAACTCGTCGCGACCGGCCTCCTTGATCGCGGCGAGCACACCGATGCCCTGGTCGTCGTCGTGGTTCCAGATCGCGTCGATCTTCTTGTGCGCCTGCAGCAGGTTGCTGGCCACCTGCGTGCCCGACTCCACCGTGAACTTCGCGTCCTGCTGCGCGGTCACCGAGAACCCGTAGGTCTTCAGCGCGTCGGCGAAGCCCTTGCTGCGGTCCTGGGTCAGCGGCAGCGTCGCGATGCCCTGGATCTCCAGGATCACCGGGTCGGACACGCCCTTGTCCTTGAGCGTCTTGCCGATGAAGTGGCCCGCCGCCACGCCCATGCCGTAGTTGTCGCCGCCCAGCCAGGTCCGGTACGACAGCTTGTCGGGGAAGACCCGGTCCAGGTTGATCACCGGGATGCCCGCGTCCATCGCCTGCCGGGCGACCTGGTTGAGCTGCTCACCGTCGTTGGGCAGGATCACCAGCGCGTCGACCTTGGCCTGGATCAGCGACTCCACCGCCGAGATCTGCTGGTTGATGTCGTTGGTCGGCTCGACCGCCTTGAACTCCACATCGGAGAACTGCGCGGCCGCGTCCGTCGCGTTCTTGGCGATGGCGGCGATCCAGCCGTGGTCGGCGGCCGGAGCCGAGAAACCGATGACGACCTTCTCACCGGGGGCGTCGTTGGCGCCCCCGGCCGCGGGGGCCGCGGCCGGTGCGCTCGCCTGCGCGGCGGGCTCGTTGCTCGTGCAGGCCGCGACCAGGGCACCGGCGCCGAGGACGGCTCCGCCGAGGAGGAAGCCCCGGCGGCCGGGGTTCTGTGTCATGTCGTTCTCCCTTGCAGTGGGGGGGGTGAAATAGCAGGAAAGCGAGGAAACAGGAAAGCGAGGAAAAGGGTGCAGGGGGCCGGGACCGCGGCCGTACGGCGGCGGACCTGGACTGGTCGGGCAGGGAAAGCGGGGGTTCTGGGTCAGGTGTGTGTTCTGAGGCCGCGTCGCTGCAGGAGCACGGCGATGACGATGATCGCGCCCTTGGCGACGAGCTGGTCGGCGGTGTTGAGACCGTTGAGGATGAACAGGTTGGTGATCACCGTGAAGATCAGCAGACCCAGGATCGACCCGATGATCGTGCCCCGGCCGCCGCTCAGCAGCGTCCCACCGATGATCACCGCCGCGATCGCGTCCAGCTCGTACAGATCACCATGCGTGGACGACCCCGTCGTGGTCCGCGCCATGATCAGCACCGCGGCGATCCCGCAGCACAGACCCGACAGCGCGTACAACATCAGCGTGTGCTTGCGCACGTCGATACCGGCCAGCCGCGCCGCCTCGGGGTTGCCGCCCACCGCATAGGTGCGCCGGCCGAACGTCGTACGGTTCAGCACCACCCAGCCGATCAGCACCACCAGCGCGAACACGTACACCAGCAACGGCAGCCCGAGCAGCCGCGTGGTCGACAGGTCCACGATCAGCGAGTTGTCCGGCTGCACCAGCTGCGTGCGCTGGTTCGACATCCGCTGCGCCAGGCCACGCCCGGCCACCATCATCGCCAGCGTCGCGATGAACGGCACCATCCGCCCATAGGCGATCAAAATGCCGTTCAACAGTCCCGCGCCGGTGCCGACCAGCACCGCGCACACGATCATCACGATCGGCCCGTAGGACTGCGTGGCCAGCGTCGTCGCCCACACCGAGGCCAGCGCCATCAACGCCCCGACCGACAGGTCGATGCCACCCCCGATGATCACGAACGTCATCCCGACCGTGATCACACCGATCGTCGAGGCCAGCGCCAGAATGCTCACCAGGTTGGACGAGGTGGCGAAGTTCTCCGGCCTGGTCACCAGACCCACGATCGCCAGCAGCACCAACGCCGCGACCAGCCCCAGGTGCCGGACCTCGCCCAGCCGGCCGAACCGCCCGCCCGGACCCGCCGCCACGGGCGGACCGGCCTGCGCGGCCTGATCGACCTCAATCATCGAACGCTCCTTCAGAGGGGGGAATTGCAACACCAGACCCGGCTTCAGAACCGGTGGTCTGTTCGGCGGCCTGCGCGGTGGTTCGCCCGGTCGTTTGTTCGGTGGTTTGCGCGGTGGTTCGTTCGGTGGAGACCATCACGAGGTCGAGCACGCGGTGTTCGTCCAGGTCCTCGGCCGGGGCCTCGTGCACGATCCGGCCCTCACGCACCACCAGCACCCGATCGGCCAGCCCCAGCACCTCGGGCACCTCACTGGACACCAGCACCACCCCGATGCCGTCATCGGCCAGCCGGCGCACCAACGCGTACAACTCCGCCCGCGCCCCGACATCCACCCCACGCGTCGGCTCGTCCAGCAACAACAACTTGCGGTCCTCGGCCAGCCACCGCCCCAGCACCGCCTTCTGCTGGTTGCCCCCCGACAACGTC
This region includes:
- a CDS encoding Gfo/Idh/MocA family oxidoreductase — translated: MTDSRPALGVGMVGYAFMGRVHSQAWRSVASVFDLPVRPVMAALSGRSPDRTAEAAAMLGWAAVETDWKRLLERDDVQIVDICTPGDSHAEIAIAALAAGKHVLCEKPLANTVAEAEAMAAAAREAAARGVRSMVAFNYRRVPAIALARRFVEEGRLGEIRHVRAQYLQDWIVDPQFPLVWRLQKDKAGSGALGDIGAHIIDTAQFIVGRSLTGVSALTETFIKERPLAEESAGLAAEGGSEMGEVTVDDAALFIGRFEGGALGSFEATRFATGRKNALRIEVNGSAGSLAFDFEAMNELWFYQADEGDAGFRRILVTEPDHPYAGAWWPPGHGLGYEHTFVHETKDFLEAIAAGTDPTPSFEDGLRVQRVLAAVEESAAAGSGWISV
- a CDS encoding ABC transporter substrate-binding protein, which encodes MTQNPGRRGFLLGGAVLGAGALVAACTSNEPAAQASAPAAAPAAGGANDAPGEKVVIGFSAPAADHGWIAAIAKNATDAAAQFSDVEFKAVEPTNDINQQISAVESLIQAKVDALVILPNDGEQLNQVARQAMDAGIPVINLDRVFPDKLSYRTWLGGDNYGMGVAAGHFIGKTLKDKGVSDPVILEIQGIATLPLTQDRSKGFADALKTYGFSVTAQQDAKFTVESGTQVASNLLQAHKKIDAIWNHDDDQGIGVLAAIKEAGRDEFFMVGGAGSANAMRDIQADNGVLKATVTYSPTMAGSAIKLARLVAQGKGMSDLLEQEVPQSITLASATITKENVQKYLPLGFES
- a CDS encoding ABC transporter permease, with product MIEVDQAAQAGPPVAAGPGGRFGRLGEVRHLGLVAALVLLAIVGLVTRPENFATSSNLVSILALASTIGVITVGMTFVIIGGGIDLSVGALMALASVWATTLATQSYGPIVMIVCAVLVGTGAGLLNGILIAYGRMVPFIATLAMMVAGRGLAQRMSNQRTQLVQPDNSLIVDLSTTRLLGLPLLVYVFALVVLIGWVVLNRTTFGRRTYAVGGNPEAARLAGIDVRKHTLMLYALSGLCCGIAAVLIMARTTTGSSTHGDLYELDAIAAVIIGGTLLSGGRGTIIGSILGLLIFTVITNLFILNGLNTADQLVAKGAIIVIAVLLQRRGLRTHT